Proteins from a genomic interval of Caldilineales bacterium:
- a CDS encoding cyclic nucleotide-binding domain-containing protein yields MENSTMWNQITEAVRQPPRRTGLWAWLAAKVDLAQYRPQAAPGVEVSHLQGREGEYYVIKNPAAKTYYRLNDKDFFLWQQMDGTKSVKDLVIAFFTAYGSFAFPRVATLVQGLKTNLLLSDQPAGVYQATHRQLEQRRPDHWLNSLWQGFLQRPFAIDGLDGIIGGVYRRVAWLFYTRIVQILFLLISILGLVAFVRLMRAGGHNLFRSGGSVLLGLLSLLIANMVVIFVHEMGHALTVKHYGREVRRAGFMIYFGMPAFFVDTTDIWMEAKRGRLAVTWAGPYINLVCSGLAVILLTLWPAMRGAGFLFQFAFLGYLIVFVNLNPLLQLDGYYLLMDWLEIPLLRFKSLSFLREGLPKKFRRPDPTAPGRARFALPSLSAFSREERIFAVFGLLSAIWSVYAIYLAGSFWQRQLANSVNALLRQGNDAGRFAAALGGVAISLPFVLALGFAAFALGRGLLKSLARKGVFASNTRVAVLLAAGALGLSLAPRRLAAPILVTGLSLAALIVAVIMAARNIRVYAGARRVWHFWLLGGLAALLLAVEAATMAGWLAPDLFWLINLALTVLALASLAGALFEFTARGRTSFGPAWILIGLGLASAALATLLRSAAPELLVLGLLLLATGLFLYDLSSRRLQLTLPRPDFAADLDDEVRLQRAVGWMMNGINHVVGEISGPRAERRVRARLQGNAATAGWRIGIDASDTRPPADMTLAEQGRESAEAMNVLLELVQAEIGDKLTTRTLQHAYDLLPWEEREIGAEVLFPQVERAAALSRDFRDTRNDYTALLRQMPLFASMTAHEIQLLARRLKATTHPAGEVIIRQGETGDRFYIIKQGEVEVSRADERGVTEVVARLHRGDYFGELALLADAPRNATCRALISTQTVALSRREFELLVKNRFAMREKLDRSITHADLLRRIPLFDELDGRQIQQLTAELHPRQLEAGVELIRQGEEGDAFYIIEAGRMQVSVGELGQERIVRELGPGEYVGEVALLHKVPRTATVRALTAGRVLVLDKESFDRFVSMHLQAGRMLERTASRHLVDSRRAALSAA; encoded by the coding sequence ATGGAGAACTCGACCATGTGGAACCAGATTACCGAAGCCGTCCGGCAGCCGCCGCGCAGGACGGGCTTGTGGGCCTGGCTGGCCGCCAAAGTAGACCTGGCCCAATACCGGCCGCAGGCGGCGCCTGGGGTGGAGGTCAGCCATTTGCAGGGGCGCGAGGGCGAGTATTATGTGATCAAGAATCCCGCTGCCAAGACCTATTACCGGCTGAACGACAAGGATTTCTTCCTCTGGCAGCAGATGGATGGCACGAAAAGTGTCAAAGACCTGGTGATCGCCTTTTTCACCGCCTATGGTTCCTTCGCCTTCCCCCGTGTGGCAACGCTGGTGCAGGGTCTGAAAACAAACCTCCTTCTCAGCGATCAGCCGGCGGGCGTCTATCAAGCAACGCATCGCCAACTTGAGCAACGCCGCCCCGACCATTGGTTGAACTCACTCTGGCAGGGATTCTTGCAGCGACCCTTCGCCATCGATGGGCTGGATGGGATCATCGGCGGGGTCTATCGCCGCGTGGCCTGGCTGTTCTACACCCGTATCGTTCAAATCCTCTTCCTCCTCATCAGCATCCTGGGCCTGGTCGCCTTTGTCCGCTTGATGAGGGCGGGCGGTCACAACTTGTTCAGAAGCGGTGGGTCGGTGTTGCTTGGGCTACTCAGCCTTCTCATCGCCAATATGGTCGTCATCTTCGTCCACGAAATGGGTCACGCGCTAACCGTCAAACACTACGGTCGCGAGGTGCGACGGGCCGGGTTTATGATCTACTTTGGCATGCCTGCCTTTTTCGTCGATACCACCGACATCTGGATGGAAGCCAAACGCGGTCGTCTGGCCGTCACCTGGGCGGGGCCTTATATCAACCTCGTTTGTAGTGGGTTGGCGGTCATCCTCCTTACCCTTTGGCCGGCGATGCGAGGCGCCGGTTTCCTTTTCCAGTTCGCTTTCCTGGGCTACCTCATTGTCTTCGTCAACCTCAACCCGCTGCTGCAACTGGATGGCTACTATCTGCTGATGGATTGGCTGGAAATCCCGCTGCTGCGCTTCAAATCCCTCAGCTTCTTGCGCGAGGGTTTGCCCAAGAAATTTCGTCGCCCCGACCCCACAGCGCCGGGACGAGCGCGCTTCGCCCTGCCTTCGCTCTCGGCCTTTTCGCGCGAAGAGCGGATTTTCGCTGTTTTCGGGCTGCTTTCGGCCATTTGGTCGGTCTATGCCATCTATCTGGCCGGCTCCTTCTGGCAGCGGCAACTCGCCAACTCGGTCAACGCCCTCCTTCGGCAAGGTAATGATGCCGGCCGCTTTGCCGCTGCACTCGGCGGCGTAGCCATCAGCCTGCCCTTTGTCCTCGCCCTGGGCTTTGCGGCTTTCGCTCTGGGCCGCGGCTTGCTGAAATCGCTGGCGCGCAAGGGGGTCTTTGCCAGCAATACCCGCGTCGCCGTGCTCCTGGCTGCAGGCGCCCTCGGCCTCAGCCTCGCCCCTCGCCGGCTGGCGGCGCCCATTCTGGTCACAGGTCTGAGCCTGGCCGCCCTGATCGTCGCTGTGATCATGGCCGCTCGCAACATCCGCGTTTATGCCGGGGCGCGCAGGGTCTGGCATTTCTGGCTGCTGGGCGGTTTGGCGGCGCTGTTGTTGGCGGTCGAGGCAGCGACGATGGCTGGCTGGCTGGCGCCCGATTTGTTCTGGTTGATCAACCTGGCCCTCACCGTACTGGCGCTGGCATCGTTGGCCGGGGCGTTGTTCGAGTTCACCGCCCGCGGGCGGACGAGTTTTGGCCCGGCCTGGATTCTGATCGGCCTCGGCCTGGCCTCGGCAGCGCTTGCCACCCTCCTGAGGTCCGCCGCCCCCGAATTGCTTGTACTCGGCTTGCTCCTGCTGGCCACCGGACTCTTTTTGTACGATCTATCCTCGCGACGTCTTCAGCTGACGCTGCCACGACCCGATTTCGCTGCCGATCTCGATGACGAAGTGCGTTTACAGCGGGCGGTCGGTTGGATGATGAACGGCATCAACCATGTGGTTGGCGAAATCTCAGGCCCACGAGCCGAAAGACGAGTGCGGGCGCGATTGCAGGGCAATGCCGCCACGGCCGGCTGGCGCATCGGCATCGATGCTTCAGACACGCGCCCCCCCGCCGATATGACGCTGGCCGAGCAGGGGCGCGAGTCGGCAGAGGCTATGAATGTGCTACTCGAACTGGTGCAGGCCGAGATCGGCGATAAGCTGACAACCAGGACGCTCCAACATGCCTATGACTTGCTTCCCTGGGAAGAACGCGAGATCGGCGCTGAAGTCCTCTTTCCCCAGGTCGAGCGGGCGGCGGCGCTCAGCCGCGATTTCAGGGATACGCGCAACGACTACACGGCCCTACTGCGCCAAATGCCACTCTTTGCCAGCATGACCGCCCACGAGATCCAACTACTCGCGCGGCGGTTGAAAGCCACGACGCACCCCGCCGGCGAGGTCATCATCCGCCAGGGAGAGACCGGAGATCGCTTCTACATCATCAAACAAGGTGAGGTGGAGGTCAGCCGGGCGGACGAGCGCGGCGTGACCGAGGTGGTGGCGCGGCTCCACCGCGGCGACTACTTCGGCGAGTTGGCCCTCCTGGCTGACGCCCCCCGCAATGCCACCTGCCGCGCCCTCATTTCCACACAGACTGTGGCCCTCAGTCGCCGCGAGTTCGAGCTGCTGGTGAAGAACCGCTTTGCCATGCGCGAAAAGCTGGACAGGTCGATCACCCACGCCGACCTGTTGCGCCGCATCCCCCTGTTCGACGAACTGGATGGGCGGCAAATCCAGCAGCTCACCGCCGAATTGCATCCACGCCAGCTTGAGGCCGGCGTCGAGTTGATCCGCCAGGGCGAGGAAGGCGACGCCTTCTACATCATCGAGGCCGGGCGGATGCAGGTGTCGGTCGGCGAGCTGGGCCAGGAGCGCATCGTGCGCGAGTTGGGGCCGGGTGAATATGTGGGCGAGGTGGCCTTGCTGCACAAGGTGCCGCGCACGGCCACGGTGCGGGCGCTGACGGCGGGACGGGTGTTGGTGCTGGACAAAGAATCGTTCGACCGTTTCGTTTCCATGCATTTGCAGGCGGGTCGCATGCT
- a CDS encoding Franean1_4349 family RiPP, giving the protein MTTEAVQSIIGRAVTEAAFRSALFADPDQALAGYALTDAEKASLRAIDFETMDSFAGALDDRISKAFALGSLFGADMGAAALGGMDAGSSAGAGLGAADPAGSGATGFAAWDPGNSGDAGFAAWDPGNTGDAGFAAWSPDNAGAGLGADAGSAGSVGLGADAGSAGSVGLGADAGSAGSMGLGADAGSAGSVGLGADAGSAGSVGLGADAGSAGSVGLGADAGSAGSVGLGADAGSAGSVGLGADAGSAGSVGLGADAGSAGSVGLGADAGSAGSVGLGADAGSAGSVGLGADAGSSSVPFADGSIGMGADAGSSAGASAGASAGSSVVDGSIGMGADAGSSAGASAGASAGSSSVPFADGSIGMGADAGSSAGAGQIGFASEIMRNP; this is encoded by the coding sequence ATGACAACCGAAGCTGTACAGAGCATCATTGGCCGGGCCGTCACCGAAGCGGCCTTCCGCTCCGCTCTCTTTGCCGATCCCGATCAGGCATTGGCCGGTTATGCGCTGACCGACGCAGAAAAGGCATCATTGCGAGCGATCGATTTCGAGACGATGGATTCATTTGCGGGCGCGCTGGATGATCGCATCTCCAAGGCGTTTGCCCTCGGTTCGCTTTTTGGCGCCGACATGGGTGCGGCGGCATTGGGCGGCATGGATGCTGGCAGTTCTGCGGGGGCGGGCCTGGGAGCGGCTGATCCGGCCGGGTCTGGCGCTACCGGATTCGCGGCCTGGGATCCGGGCAATTCCGGCGACGCCGGATTCGCTGCCTGGGATCCGGGCAATACTGGCGACGCCGGATTCGCTGCCTGGAGTCCGGATAATGCCGGAGCAGGATTGGGCGCTGACGCAGGCAGCGCCGGCAGCGTAGGCCTGGGCGCTGATGCAGGCAGCGCCGGCAGTGTCGGCCTGGGCGCCGACGCCGGTAGCGCCGGCAGCATGGGTCTAGGGGCTGATGCAGGCAGCGCCGGCAGCGTGGGCCTGGGCGCCGATGCTGGCAGCGCTGGCAGCGTGGGCTTGGGCGCCGATGCTGGCAGCGCCGGCAGCGTGGGCTTGGGCGCCGATGCTGGCAGCGCCGGCAGCGTGGGCCTGGGCGCCGACGCCGGCAGCGCCGGCAGCGTGGGCTTGGGCGCCGACGCCGGCAGCGCCGGCAGCGTGGGCTTGGGTGCCGATGCTGGCAGCGCCGGCAGCGTGGGCCTGGGCGCTGATGCTGGCAGCGCCGGCAGCGTAGGCCTGGGCGCTGATGCTGGCAGCGCCGGCAGCGTAGGCCTGGGCGCCGATGCCGGCAGTTCTTCAGTCCCGTTCGCAGATGGTAGCATTGGCATGGGCGCGGATGCGGGCAGTTCGGCTGGTGCGAGCGCCGGGGCGAGTGCAGGCAGTTCGGTCGTCGATGGCAGCATCGGCATGGGCGCAGATGCTGGTAGTTCGGCTGGTGCAAGCGCTGGAGCGAGTGCAGGCAGTTCTTCAGTCCCGTTCGCAGATGGTAGCATTGGCATGGGCGCGGATGCGGGCAGTTCGGCCGGGGCGGGCCAGATCGGCTTTGCCTCCGAGATCATGCGCAACCCCTGA